A DNA window from Aquarana catesbeiana isolate 2022-GZ linkage group LG01, ASM4218655v1, whole genome shotgun sequence contains the following coding sequences:
- the LOC141126923 gene encoding killer cell lectin-like receptor subfamily B member 1C → MEEDDESARRSAQRAESDSEDVVPGSSFPNVIPISPIYEHLDQKSSVCDNVAPESSSNIFTRFISQHVAFTSSRKNPVAHRTPRYGCLVPALLMVLLLTCITLQSVLIFLRVSGKPREHCATGNSSYSPVSDQTTRGRSSRCPNLWITMNDKCYFISENKKSQLDSGKDCTERGSRLATVKEETIRRLVTVTGKEFWVGLTQYSYDGGLWTGKWPDGSIETLPEGIGTCAKLGSTLTLDNCYAALNYICESDSV, encoded by the exons AATCTGACAGTGAGGATGTGGTCCCTGGATCCAGCTTTCCGAATGTGATCCCTATATCACCCATTTATGAGCATTTGGACCAGAAATCTTCTGTGTGTGACAATGTAGCCCCAGAATCTTCTAGCAATATTTTTACAAGATTTATCTCTCAGCATGTGGCCTTCACATCATCCAGAAAAAATCCTGTGGCCCATAGAACACCCCGCTATGGTTGTCTGGTCCCTGCACTGCTCATGGTGTTGCTGTTGACATGTATCACTCTACAGTCAGTGCTGATATTTCTCCGTGTATCAG GAAAACCAAGAGAACACTGTGCCACTGGGAACAGTTCCTATTCACCTGTATCAGATCAGACAACACGAG gacggtcttcTAGATGTCCGAATCTTTGGATCACCATGAATGATAAATGTTATTTCATCTCTGAGAACAAAAAATCCCAATTAGACAGTGGTAAAGACTGTACAGAACGTGGCTCCAGACTGGCCACTGTGAAGGAGGAGACCATACGG AGACTGGTGACCGTCACAGGAAAGGAATTCTGGGTCGGATTAACCCAATATAGCTATGATGGTGGTTTGTGGACAGGAAAATGGCCAGATGGCAGCATAGA AACTCTCCCTGAAGGCATAGGAACCTGTGCCAAGCTCGGATCTACTCTGACACTGGACAACTGTTATGCTGCACTGAACTATATCTGTGAGAGCGACtctgtgtga